In the Nitrospirales bacterium LBB_01 genome, one interval contains:
- a CDS encoding flagellar brake protein, protein MANYSAAGETVIEDKNSARSEVNLPVELGAQIEIQIPGENVRYKAYSLGMDKGHFLLIKPLVVAKGDTFETKLTKGTQLVVRYFHEGALYGFSSEILETVQISRKVFFLKYPESVEKHNLRSTRRVECLLPAKLRADYNVIDSTVVDISTTGCKSKVRASSVNDIKIFSTCTTLELKLRLPGYDDEFILNCEIKHFVKSSDVYELGILFNRLPVKVVEAIKEFVKHSFH, encoded by the coding sequence ATGGCTAATTACTCAGCAGCTGGAGAGACTGTCATCGAAGATAAGAACAGCGCCAGATCAGAGGTAAATTTACCTGTAGAGCTGGGAGCGCAGATTGAAATTCAGATTCCTGGGGAAAATGTGCGGTACAAGGCATATTCTTTGGGTATGGATAAGGGACATTTTCTGCTGATTAAGCCCCTTGTTGTTGCTAAGGGAGATACTTTTGAAACTAAGCTTACAAAGGGAACACAATTAGTAGTCCGGTACTTTCATGAAGGCGCTTTGTATGGGTTTAGCTCTGAAATTTTAGAGACTGTTCAAATTTCAAGAAAGGTATTCTTTTTGAAATATCCTGAAAGCGTAGAAAAACACAATCTGCGCTCAACAAGGCGTGTGGAGTGTCTTTTACCGGCAAAGCTAAGAGCCGATTACAATGTAATAGACTCCACAGTTGTAGATATAAGCACAACCGGATGCAAAAGCAAAGTGCGGGCATCAAGTGTCAACGATATAAAGATATTTTCCACATGCACTACACTTGAACTCAAATTGAGACTACCAGGCTATGATGACGAATTCATACTAAATTGCGAAATCAAACATTTTGTCAAAAGTTCGGATGTTTATGAGTTGGGAATATTATTTAACCGTCTGCCTGTGAAGGTGGTAGAGGCTATTAAAGAATTCGTTAAACACTCCTTCCACTAA
- a CDS encoding DUF3391 domain-containing protein, translated as MRQRISVNDLRLGMFLDGMDASWEKTPFLTDRFLIKSEEQINKLKHASILHVFIDTERSKVLEGKTDVSKEIDKIKFLKKEEILDSPGPVEMDEAVLFKKGTGQLNADGLPYTKEDLNKFYNEFNNYTHIDKTTLVVGTYINFPLYVKRDLQILQLVIFKNKEIAVTDEMIAIEGDFMIHSNDKLKYKGYLTELMNIKTSNGSSEIIRNRVVKENSKLLMEELLADPRSGEKIKECQQNIDAIISTMQGNNSLTNGLFTINKSDYYTYTHCVNVSVLAVGLAISLGMNKQSEIFALAMGAMLHDIGKCKIPPSILNKPTKLTEDEFRIMKSHVLIGKKLLSVHPNISKETLHSLTEHHEKMTGKGYPYGLSAEELHFAGKVVAMADVYDALTTARPYKKAFGSFEALSIIRSQIDDYDKEIFLSFVKMLGN; from the coding sequence ATGAGACAACGAATAAGTGTAAATGACTTGAGACTAGGGATGTTTCTTGACGGGATGGACGCCTCGTGGGAGAAGACTCCGTTTTTAACAGATCGTTTTCTTATAAAGTCTGAAGAACAGATAAATAAGTTAAAACATGCAAGTATTTTACATGTCTTTATAGATACGGAAAGAAGCAAGGTTTTAGAGGGAAAAACAGATGTCTCAAAAGAAATAGATAAGATAAAATTCTTAAAAAAAGAAGAGATTTTGGATTCTCCAGGCCCCGTGGAAATGGACGAGGCCGTTTTATTTAAAAAAGGCACCGGCCAACTTAATGCTGATGGTCTGCCATACACAAAAGAAGATCTTAATAAGTTTTATAACGAATTTAACAATTACACCCACATCGATAAGACAACTTTGGTTGTAGGCACTTATATTAACTTTCCATTGTACGTAAAGAGGGATTTGCAAATCTTGCAGTTGGTTATTTTCAAAAATAAAGAGATAGCCGTTACTGATGAGATGATAGCCATTGAGGGCGATTTCATGATACACAGTAACGACAAACTCAAATACAAGGGATACCTTACTGAGCTTATGAATATAAAGACTTCTAACGGCTCATCAGAGATAATCAGAAACAGGGTGGTAAAGGAAAACTCAAAGCTTTTGATGGAGGAGCTGCTTGCCGACCCTCGCTCTGGCGAGAAAATCAAAGAGTGTCAGCAAAACATAGACGCTATTATCAGCACCATGCAGGGCAATAATTCGCTGACAAACGGTCTTTTTACGATAAACAAGTCCGACTATTATACTTACACACACTGTGTAAACGTAAGCGTGCTGGCAGTTGGACTTGCCATAAGTCTTGGCATGAATAAACAGAGCGAAATATTTGCTCTTGCAATGGGAGCGATGCTTCATGACATAGGCAAGTGTAAGATTCCACCCTCCATATTAAACAAGCCGACCAAGCTTACAGAAGATGAATTCAGGATAATGAAGTCACATGTTCTTATCGGTAAAAAACTTTTAAGCGTACACCCAAACATCTCAAAAGAAACACTTCACTCATTAACCGAACATCACGAAAAGATGACAGGCAAGGGTTATCCGTATGGGCTTTCGGCAGAGGAGTTACATTTTGCCGGAAAAGTGGTAGCGATGGCAGATGTTTATGATGCTCTGACCACAGCCCGCCCGTACAAAAAAGCGTTTGGCTCCTTTGAGGCACTTTCTATTATTCGCAGCCAAATTGATGATTACGATAAAGAGATTTTTCTAAGTTTTGTAAAAATGCTTGGTAATTAG
- a CDS encoding addiction module toxin, HicA family — translation MKRKELIRHLERYGCTLLREGAKHSRYINLCVLDKSATVPRHNEIADLLATKICRQLGIPDVK, via the coding sequence GAAGAGGAAAGAGTTGATACGACACTTAGAGCGTTATGGATGTACACTATTGAGGGAGGGTGCTAAACATAGCAGGTATATAAATCTGTGCGTTTTAGATAAATCGGCAACTGTACCAAGACACAATGAAATTGCCGATCTGTTAGCAACAAAAATATGCCGACAGCTTGGTATACCGGATGTCAAATAG